From the Chitinophaga lutea genome, the window ATCTCTTCTGGTACAGCTGGCTGATGGACATTCTCATGTTCTTATATTATGTTATCTTCACGCCCGCATTGTTCTTCAAAAAAGGAAGAAGCAAGTGGAAATAGCATGGAGATCGTTTTAAAATATTTCGCTGACTTTACGCCCCGGCAGCTCGACCAGTTCCGGACCCTGGCGCCGCTTTACAAGGACTGGAATGAAAAGATCAACGTCATATCCCGCAAGGATATTGACGCGTTGTACGAGAAACACGTACTGCATTCCCTGGCCATTGCAGCGGTAGCGGACCTTACACCCGGCATGCAGGTGATCGACCTGGGCACCGGCGGCGGTTTTCCCGGCATTCCCCTGGCGATCTTTTTCCCTGAAGTGCAATTCCATCTGGTAGATTCCATCGGCAAAAAAATCAAGGTGGTGGAAGCGGTGGCGGAAGGCCTTAACCTAACGAACGTGACCACGGCGCATTCCCGCGTGGAAGACGTCAAAAACCGGAAGTTCGACCTCGTGGTGTCCCGCGCGGTGGCGCCTTTGAAAGACCTGTGGAGCTGGAGCAAACCCCTGCTCAGAAAGAATCCGCCGGCAGACCGGCCTTCCGGGCTGATTTGCCTCAAGGGTGGCGACCTGGCCCAGGAGATTTCCGAAAGCGGCTGCAGGCCCCGCCTCGTCAATATCTATAAACTGTTCCCTGAAGAGTTTTTCCAGGAGAAATTTGTGGTAGCGGTGCAATAAACCCCTCCGCCCGGAACGTTTCACTACAATTCGTCGAAGTTCGATAAACGGTACGATGCCGCTTCTCAATACGCAACTTTTCAAGAGCGCCATCGTGGGTGATTGACGCGATTCGCCGAAACGGTGCAGCGCCTTTTATGGCGGGTATTGCATCCGGTACAGGCGGAAGAAGTGGACGCCACATTCCTCTTCCGGCCTCGAATCGCCTGAATGCGGTGAGCGGCCGAGAATTTTGAGAACCCTGTTGTCCCTTGTGCAGCACTTCCTCCCCAATACATTATTGAATATCAATAAGTGACAGGTTGCCGGGGCGGGTCCGTAAAAAAAAGTTCAATTTTACAAAATATGCCCCTACTTCGTTCGTCTACCTATGTAAGATGAACGAGTGGCTTTCCATAAAAAAACCCATGGCAGCGGAACAAAACGAGCGCATACAACGCACGGTAGAAAAAGAACGCAAGCGGTTACTGAACTTTATCCGTAAACGGGTAGACAATGTGGCCGATGCGGAAGACATTCTGCAGGATGTGTTTGTGCAGTTCACCCAATACCTGCGCGTGGGTTCGGATATCGACTCCCTGACCGGCTGGCTGTTTGCCGTTGC encodes:
- the rsmG gene encoding 16S rRNA (guanine(527)-N(7))-methyltransferase RsmG; amino-acid sequence: MEIVLKYFADFTPRQLDQFRTLAPLYKDWNEKINVISRKDIDALYEKHVLHSLAIAAVADLTPGMQVIDLGTGGGFPGIPLAIFFPEVQFHLVDSIGKKIKVVEAVAEGLNLTNVTTAHSRVEDVKNRKFDLVVSRAVAPLKDLWSWSKPLLRKNPPADRPSGLICLKGGDLAQEISESGCRPRLVNIYKLFPEEFFQEKFVVAVQ